A genomic stretch from Helianthus annuus cultivar XRQ/B chromosome 1, HanXRQr2.0-SUNRISE, whole genome shotgun sequence includes:
- the LOC110864814 gene encoding uncharacterized protein LOC110864814: MEFSSFSVWNSLRITQQEVDWAVVIWFPQCIPKHAFLVWLIMRKKLLTQDKILKWGLERRKNMNMMCCLLCYADIDSHDHLFFECKFSAHVWSLVRSKVGMDTVDPKWSSIVNWLMSRRRLKTAASFVERILVGATAYTIWQERNARLFKNQTRPPDSLSEVILTTVRYKLMGMKFKPCASVRRLMGAWEIPDDVLKNDGG, translated from the coding sequence ATGGAGTTCTCGTCTTTCTCGGTTTGGAATTCGTTGAGAATTACCCAGCAGGAAGTTGATTGGGCTGTGGTAATTTGGTTTCCTCAATGTATTCCCAAACATGCTTTCTTGGTTTGGCTGATTATGCGCAAGAAATTACTCACTCAAGATAAGATTCTGAAATGGGGTCTAGAGAGGAGGAaaaatatgaacatgatgtgcTGTCTTCTATGCTATGCGGATATAGACTCTCATGATCATCTTTTTTTCGAATGTAAGTTCTCTGCTCATGTTTGGTCATTGGTTCGCTCTAAGGTTGGAATGGATACAGTGGATCCTAAATGGAGCTCGATTGTGAATTGGTTAATGTCAAGACGAAGATTGAAGACGGCGGCTAGTTTTGTTGAGCGGATTCTCGTGGGAGCTACGGCATACACTATATGGCAAGAACGTAATGCGAGacttttcaaaaaccaaacaagACCGCCGGACTCCCTAAGTGAAGTAATTTTAACGACTGTCCGATATAAACTCATGGGTATGAAGTTCAAGCCGTGTGCTAGTGTTAGGCGTTTGATGGGAGCCTGGGAGATTCCGGATGATGTTTTGAAGAATGATGGAGGCTAA